The window ACTATATCCATACTCGTCTACCTTAACAATGACTTGAGTATCCTCAATAATTGTAGTAATGCAGCTTCCATCATCAGGGCAATTGGTTTGATTTTGATTAGTTTTTGTAATCTCATTCTTAGTAGTACAAGAACTTATCAATAGGACTAAAAAAAAGATGTAAAAAGGTTTTCTCATTGATTTTTCATTCTATTTGATTTTTTTCAGTCCGCTTTCGCGAAAGCGAGATATCTTTTAACTTTAAGAATATCAAAAACTTTCATCAAGATAATTGTTTTAAATTAAGTTATACTTATCTGAATAAAACAATTTTGTGATGAATTTCTATTATTATTGTTGATCAAATTTTATTTATAATGATCCAATATTACAAATTCCTGGCAGTGGCATTTTTTCTATGCACTTGTTTTATAATGCCTATTACTGCTCAAAATAGTAAATCTTCATGGAGTCCTGTGAATATTTCCCAATTACAAAATGATGCAAAATGGTCTAGAAAAACGGAGCCTACTGTAGCTTCTTATTATCAATTAGATCTTACTACACTTAAGAATAAACTTTCAAATGCTCCGCAAAGAGGAGCGTCTAATTTACCTTCAGGCGTATTAATCGATTATCCTACCTCAAACGGAATTCAAACCTTTAGAATAAAAGAGGCTAGTGTCATGGCTCCTGAATTACAAGCTAGATATTCAGAAACAAGATCTTATGTGGGAGAAAGTGTGAATGACTCTTCAAATCAAATACGTTTTTCTATTACATCTCAAGGGTTTCATGGTATGATGTTTTCGCCGCAATTGGGAACTCAATTTGTAGATTCTTATACACAAGACAATAATGCTGTGGTTGTTTATAAAAAATCTGATCTAATTGATTACGGAGATAGATGGGAATGTCATGTAGATGAAGAATTTAACACGAGCCAAAGAAATGCATTGAGTCAAACACCTTATCAAATTAATAATGCAAACGACGGAGTTCTACGAGATTTTAGATTGGCAATTTCTACAACTGTAGAATATTCTAGTTTTCACTGGATGCGAGCGGGAATACAACCTAGCGCTCCAGATCTCATTAAAAAAATGGCAGTAATGGACGCTATGGTGGTTACTATGACCAGAAATAATTTTATATATGAGCGTGATTTAAGTATAACGATGACATTTGTTCCTAACAACGATTTGCTTATATCTATTGGCACAGATAATTTTTCTAATAACAGCGCTGGTGCAATTCTAGGTGAGAATCAAAATGCAATAGACTCTATAATTGGTTTTGGGAATTATGACATAGGTCATATATTCTCTACTGGTGGTGGTGGTCTTGCCTCATTAGCTTCTCCATGTACTAATAGAAAAGCGCAAGGTGTAACAGGAAGAGGAGCTCCGGTAGGTGATCCTTTTGATGTAGACTTTGTAGCACACGAGATAGGACATCAAATGGGTGCGCCACATACTTTTAATGGAAATGCAGCAAATTGTGCTGGTGGAAACAGGTCTGCAAATAATGCTTATGAGCCTGCAAGTGGAACAACTATAATGGCTTATGCTGGAATTTGTCCTCCACAAAATATTCAAAATAATAGTGACGCTTATTTTCATCAAACAAGTTTAGAAAGCATATTTAATAATGTGTCAAGTGGTTTGAGCACTTGTGCACAGCAAATTCCTACTGGAAATAGCGCACCTGTTGCAAACGCAGGGCCTAATTATACCATTCCTACTGGAACTCCATATAGATTAGAAGGTAGTTCTACAGATGCAGATGGTATCGTTTCACATACTTACACATGGGAGCAATTTGACTTGGGTCCATCAGGATTACCTCAAAGTAATAATTTGGACGGTCCTTTAGTTAGGTCTTTTGAAGGAACTGATAATCCTAATAGAATTATCCCAAGATTACCAGGGATAGTTGCAAATGGTGGTTTCTCCGCTCAATGGGAAAAATTGCCCGAAGTGGCTAGACAAATTAATTATAGACTCACTGTTAGAGACAATGATTCACGAGGTGGACAAACCTCTGTAGATCAAATGACAATTCAGGTAGATAATAATGCTGGTCCCTTTAGAGTTACTTCTCAAAGTAATAGTGGAATAGTTTGGTTACCTAATACCACAGAGACAATAACGTGGGATGTTTCAGGAACAGACTCAAACTCCGTAAACACAAGTAGTGTTAACATACTTCTCTCCACAGACGCAGGAGTGACTTTTGATACCGTACTAGCTTCTGGAGTGCCTAATAATGGTAGTTACGATTTACTTGTTCCAGGTGGAATTGTAGCAACTAATTGTAGAATTATGGTTGAAGGTGCAGGAAATATTTTCTTTGCTATTAATCAAAGTGATTTTAATATTAATGCAAGTGTTCAAATTAATTGTACAACGTATCAATCTGGAGCATTAAACATAGCTATTCCAGATAACGATAGAGTAGGAATCTCTAGTATAATCAATGTTCCTACCACCGATGATGTCGATAGCATTAAATTAGGAGTAGATATTTCACATAATTATATACAAGATATGATCATTCGTATTTCAGATCCTTCTTCTAACAATGTAGCTCTCGCGTGGAATAGAGAATGTGCTAATCAAAATGATTTGATGGCTACGTTTGAAGATGGTGCTGGCCCAGTTTTGTGTCGACAGCCTACAGTAGGAACTTTTGACCCTTCATCAACCTTCAGTGTTTTTGAGAACTTGCCATCAAATGGTGACTGGACATTAACTATTTCGGACAATGCAGATACTGATGCAGGAACATTGAATAGCTGGACTTTAGAGGTTTGTGTTAAGACAATTACACCACTTAGTAATGAAGATTTTCAATTAGAAAATCTATCTATCTATCCAAATCCAAATAATGGAACCTTCAATATTCTTTTTGATAATGCGATAAGTGATCTTGTACAGGTAGATGTTTATGATTTGAGCGGGAGATCTGTATTCACAAATGAGTATGAAACGTCGTCCACTTTTAATGAAAGTATTAATTTAACTGGCGTCACAGCTGGAATGTATCTTGTTAAAATAACCGATGGAGATCGTGTGGTTACTGATAAGATTATCATCAAATAGATGTTTTTAAGATAATTAAGCAACGTATTTTTCAATCGCTCATTCTAGAGAAAAAGAAAATAATTCACAAAAGCCGACAAAATCTGTCGGCTTTTGTCAGTTTATAGATTACCATTTCCATAAGAAAGTTCTCGTTTCTCTTATTCAAAATACCTACTTTTGCAGCTGTTTAAAAAATGCTTAAAATCTAATTATGGCAAATGCTAAGTACATATTTGTAACAGGTGGTGTAACCTCTTCCTTAGGAAAAGGAATCATCGCAGCATCTCTTGCAAAATTACTGCAAGCCAGAGGATTAAGAGTAACGATCCAAAAGCTAGATCCATACATTAACGTAGATCCAGGAACACTTAATCCTTACGAGCATGGAGAATGTTATGTCACAGAAGATGGAGCAGAAACTGATCTTGATTTAGGACATTACGAGCGCTTTTTAAATGTAAACACTTCTCAAGCAAATAATGTCACCACAGGAAGAATATACCAAAGCGTTATCAATAAAGAGCGACGTGGTGAGTTTTTAGGTAAGACGGTTCAAGTTATTCCTCATATCACTGATGAAATCAAGGAGCGAATTCAAATTCTTGGGAAATCAGGTGATTATGATGTGATTATTACCGAGATAGGTGGAACCGTAGGTGATATAGAGTCGTTACCTTACATTGAAAGTGTGAGACAACTTCAATGGGAATTAGGAGAACACAATTCACTAGTTATTCATTTGACATTAATTCCATATTTAAGCGCTGCAGGAGAATTAAAAACTAAACCTACCCAACATAGTGTAAAAACCTTAATGGAAAGTGGAGTACAGGCAGATATTCTTGTATGTCGTACAGAGCACGAACTTTCTGATGAGATACGTATAAAATTAGCGCGTTTTTGTAACGTGAAACAGGAAGCTGTTATCCAGTCTATAGACGTAGAAACGATTTACGATGTTCCTAATAAAATGCTTTTAGAAGGTTTAGACCGTGTGGTCATTAAAAATCTTCAAATTAAAACAGAAGAGCATCCAGACCTCAGAAGCTGGAATGAATTTGTGCAAAGACATAAAAACCCTAAAAGTACTGTTACCATCGGTCTAATAGGTAAATATGTAGAACTTCAAGATTCTTATAAATCAATTTTAGAAGCATTTATCCACGCTGGGGCTGCAAATGAAGTTAAAGTCAAGATTGAGTCCATACATAGTGAGTATTTAGAAGTGGAGAATGTACGCAAAAAATTATCACATTTAGATGCTGTACTTGTTGCCCCTGGATTTGGAGAGCGCGGTATCGAAGGGAAGATAGAAGCCGTACGATACGCACGAGAGAATAAATTACCTTTCTTTGGAATTTGTTTAGGAATGCAAATGGCAGTAATTGAATATTCTCGTAACGTTTTAGGGATTGAGGACTCTAACTCTATAGAAATGGACGAGAAAACTTCAAATCCAGTTATTTCATTGATGGAAGATCAAAAGAATATTTTGGACATGGGCGGCACGATGCGTTTAGGAGCTTGGGATTGTAAATTAGTGGAAGGTAAAATAAAGGATATTTATGGAACCGCTATGATAAGTGAGCGTCATAGACACAGGTATGAATACAATAACGATTATAGAGAGCAACTTGAAAATGCTGGTTTGATAACAACGGGAATCAACCCTAAATCAAATCTAGTAGAGACCATAGAGGTAAAAGATCATCCATGGTTCATTGGAGTTCAGTATCATCCAGAGTACAAGAGTACGGTAGCTGTTCCACACCCATTATTTAAATCGTTTGTGAAAGCAGCAGCAGCTTATAAGTTAACCAAATAATATTTAAGAATTTTATAATCAATTCTTTATAGAAAACCATTTGAATATCGCTCAAGGCGAAAGTGAGATAAAATTAGTACCCCAAATTAAATTAACAGCCTGATAGGGCAGCAATATGGAAGAACAAAAAACGGATTGGAAAAGCATGCTAGGACTAGCTCTCATTTTTGGGATAGTAGCATTCATGTTTTTAAGAAATCAAGACGAACCGCAAACCGCTGAAGAAGAAGTTCCAACGACTGAAACAGTTACGCAAACAGCATCTCCTGCTACTACCGCTGCAGTTTCAAACGATTCGATTTCTGCACCGTTGGTCAATACAGGTGAAGAAATTCAATTTAATAACGATTTAGTAGATTTTAAAATCAATACTAAAGGAGCTTATATCAGCGAGGCTTTATTAAAAAAATTCAAAACCTACGATTCCTTACCAGTTTATCTAGTAAAAGGTGGAGACCATAAATTTGACCTGAAATTTATGACCAAAGACGGCCGTACACTTCATACTCAAGATATGATTTTTACTGCTCAAGAGTCCATGAATGGTAATAACAAAGTTTTAAGTCTTAAAGCAAATCCTGCAAGCGGTGCTTCATTAGAGTTTCGTTATGAGATGAAGCCAGAAGACTACATGCTGGATTTCAATATTAGATCTCAAGGTTTATCTCAGGTTGCAAATACCTCAGAAGAGGTAGCTCTTAATTGGGAATTACAAGGCTACCGTCGTTCAAAAGGAATGGATAATGAAAGTCGTTATACTGAAGCAAAATTTGAGTACGATGATGGTAGCGATGATTACACAGGTCAAGGAGAACTTGCTGAAGAAGAAGCAGAAAAAATTACCTACATAGCTTATAAACAGCATTTCTTTTCTTCTATCTTATTAACTGATACTCCATTTAAATCTGGAGTAATTGAAACTTACAACAATTATTCTGCAAATGATGAGCAAACGGTATTGACTAAAAAGTTTATGACTACTGCACAACTAGAGTATTCTGGTGGGGAATTAGTTTATAATATGGACTGGTATTTTGGTCCTACAGATTATGAAATTCTAGATGGATATGACCGCAATTTAGATGAGGTTGTAGATTTAGGCTGGGGAATTTTCGGTGTTATTAATGAATGGGCGATCCGTCCATTGTTTACGCTTTTAAGTCATCCTGTTAAAGGAGCTGGTATTCCTTATGGTATTGCAATTATCTTATTGACTGTTTGTGTAAGACTAGTGTTGTCTCCAGTATTGTATAAGAGTTATTTGACTCAGGCCAAAATGAAAATACTGCGTCCAGAGATCAATAAAATTGCAGAGAAGTACAAGGATAATGCAATGAAAAAGCAGCAAGAGACCATGAAGGTACAAAGCGAGGCTGGAGCAAGTCCTTTGAGTGGTTGTTTGCCAGCGTTACTTCAAATGCCTGTGTTCTTTGCACTCTTTAAATTCTTCCCGACAGCGTTTGAATTAAGACAAAAAAGCTTCCTTTGGGCAGACGATTTATCAAGTTATGATGAGATCATAAGTTTACCATTTAAGATCCCATTTTATGGAGACCATGTGAGTTTATTCCCAATATTAGCATCGATTTCTATTTTCTTTTACATGCAAATGACTACAGGACAGAATATGCAAGCCAGCCAGCAACCTGGAATGCCTAACATGAAATTTATCATGTACCTGTCTCCATTGTTTATGCTTGTTTTCTTTAATAATTATGCCAGTGGTTTATCATTGTACTACTTTATATCCAACTTAATTACCATTGGTATCATGCTTGTCATCAAGCATGTTATTATTGATAAGGATAAGGTTCTTGCCAAAATTGAAAAAGCTAAAGCAAAACCTAAGAAAAAGAAAGGGAAATTTGCTAGCAAAATGGCAGAGATCATGGAGCAAGCCCAGGCGCAACAAGAAGAACAAAAGAAGAAGAAAAAATAATTTTTTGTTTTTTATATATTTAAATCCTCTGTTATAAAAACGGAGGATTTTTTATTTTGATTGATCCTGGAATCCTTAAAACAAAGCTTACATCAAAAACCATTTCTCAAGAAACTCTTGAATATCTGTAATAGTCATTACATTTGGTATAGAATTTACCTACTTGAAAATTACAGTTCAAAAATACCTTTCAGAGAATGCTGCTGCATGGAATGCCTTCTTAAAAAAGTGTGATCTCAATACTTTTTTGTTTGATCGCAATTTCATGGATTATCATAGTGATCGATTTCAAGATCATAGTTTAATGATCTTTGAAGATGATGCGTTGATAGGCGTTGTTCCTGCTCATGTAAAAGAAGATTCATTTTATAGTCATAGAGGTTTAACTTATGGAATGCCTGTAGCACGTAGAAATAATCAAGCTACGGTATTAGATGCAGTCTTAGATCATTTAAATGTTTCCGCTTTCGCGAAAGCGGAATTTAATCTACTTCCAGATTTTTACAATCAAGATTCTGACGGAATACTACTTTCCAAACTACAAGTTAATGGATTTCAAAAAGAACGAGTGTCCAATTATTTATTTGTTGACTTACAAGAAGAAATAGACTTTTCACCTAAAAAGACTGTAGGTTATCGCAATGGAAAATTTGACGGATTTAGAATACAACGAGATCATGATTTTAAGTCTTTTTGGGAAGAAGTGCTCGTTCCTTCACTTAATGTCAGGCATGATGCTGCACCAGTTCATAATCTTGAAGAAATAGAATTATTAGCTTCTCGTTTTCCTAAAAAAATTATTCAGCATAATTTATATCGCGAGAACAAGCTGCTAGCTGGAATTACATTTTTTATAAAAGGAACTATAATCAAATCTCAATATGCGGCATCTACGGCTTTAGGAATGAAGACTGATGCGGTAGGATATCTTTACATGGAAGCGATGAAAGAATACAAGAAACTAGGTTTTCATTTTATGGACCTAGGACCTGTAAATGAAGATAACGGTTCTATAAATAAAGGGCTGTTGCGTTTTAAAAAACAGTTAGGCGG is drawn from Nonlabens dokdonensis DSW-6 and contains these coding sequences:
- a CDS encoding gamma-carotene hydroxylase, whose protein sequence is MKITVQKYLSENAAAWNAFLKKCDLNTFLFDRNFMDYHSDRFQDHSLMIFEDDALIGVVPAHVKEDSFYSHRGLTYGMPVARRNNQATVLDAVLDHLNVSAFAKAEFNLLPDFYNQDSDGILLSKLQVNGFQKERVSNYLFVDLQEEIDFSPKKTVGYRNGKFDGFRIQRDHDFKSFWEEVLVPSLNVRHDAAPVHNLEEIELLASRFPKKIIQHNLYRENKLLAGITFFIKGTIIKSQYAASTALGMKTDAVGYLYMEAMKEYKKLGFHFMDLGPVNEDNGSINKGLLRFKKQLGGKMQEVMRLVKTYK
- a CDS encoding T9SS type A sorting domain-containing protein; the protein is MAFFLCTCFIMPITAQNSKSSWSPVNISQLQNDAKWSRKTEPTVASYYQLDLTTLKNKLSNAPQRGASNLPSGVLIDYPTSNGIQTFRIKEASVMAPELQARYSETRSYVGESVNDSSNQIRFSITSQGFHGMMFSPQLGTQFVDSYTQDNNAVVVYKKSDLIDYGDRWECHVDEEFNTSQRNALSQTPYQINNANDGVLRDFRLAISTTVEYSSFHWMRAGIQPSAPDLIKKMAVMDAMVVTMTRNNFIYERDLSITMTFVPNNDLLISIGTDNFSNNSAGAILGENQNAIDSIIGFGNYDIGHIFSTGGGGLASLASPCTNRKAQGVTGRGAPVGDPFDVDFVAHEIGHQMGAPHTFNGNAANCAGGNRSANNAYEPASGTTIMAYAGICPPQNIQNNSDAYFHQTSLESIFNNVSSGLSTCAQQIPTGNSAPVANAGPNYTIPTGTPYRLEGSSTDADGIVSHTYTWEQFDLGPSGLPQSNNLDGPLVRSFEGTDNPNRIIPRLPGIVANGGFSAQWEKLPEVARQINYRLTVRDNDSRGGQTSVDQMTIQVDNNAGPFRVTSQSNSGIVWLPNTTETITWDVSGTDSNSVNTSSVNILLSTDAGVTFDTVLASGVPNNGSYDLLVPGGIVATNCRIMVEGAGNIFFAINQSDFNINASVQINCTTYQSGALNIAIPDNDRVGISSIINVPTTDDVDSIKLGVDISHNYIQDMIIRISDPSSNNVALAWNRECANQNDLMATFEDGAGPVLCRQPTVGTFDPSSTFSVFENLPSNGDWTLTISDNADTDAGTLNSWTLEVCVKTITPLSNEDFQLENLSIYPNPNNGTFNILFDNAISDLVQVDVYDLSGRSVFTNEYETSSTFNESINLTGVTAGMYLVKITDGDRVVTDKIIIK
- a CDS encoding CTP synthase, with protein sequence MANAKYIFVTGGVTSSLGKGIIAASLAKLLQARGLRVTIQKLDPYINVDPGTLNPYEHGECYVTEDGAETDLDLGHYERFLNVNTSQANNVTTGRIYQSVINKERRGEFLGKTVQVIPHITDEIKERIQILGKSGDYDVIITEIGGTVGDIESLPYIESVRQLQWELGEHNSLVIHLTLIPYLSAAGELKTKPTQHSVKTLMESGVQADILVCRTEHELSDEIRIKLARFCNVKQEAVIQSIDVETIYDVPNKMLLEGLDRVVIKNLQIKTEEHPDLRSWNEFVQRHKNPKSTVTIGLIGKYVELQDSYKSILEAFIHAGAANEVKVKIESIHSEYLEVENVRKKLSHLDAVLVAPGFGERGIEGKIEAVRYARENKLPFFGICLGMQMAVIEYSRNVLGIEDSNSIEMDEKTSNPVISLMEDQKNILDMGGTMRLGAWDCKLVEGKIKDIYGTAMISERHRHRYEYNNDYREQLENAGLITTGINPKSNLVETIEVKDHPWFIGVQYHPEYKSTVAVPHPLFKSFVKAAAAYKLTK
- the yidC gene encoding membrane protein insertase YidC, with amino-acid sequence MEEQKTDWKSMLGLALIFGIVAFMFLRNQDEPQTAEEEVPTTETVTQTASPATTAAVSNDSISAPLVNTGEEIQFNNDLVDFKINTKGAYISEALLKKFKTYDSLPVYLVKGGDHKFDLKFMTKDGRTLHTQDMIFTAQESMNGNNKVLSLKANPASGASLEFRYEMKPEDYMLDFNIRSQGLSQVANTSEEVALNWELQGYRRSKGMDNESRYTEAKFEYDDGSDDYTGQGELAEEEAEKITYIAYKQHFFSSILLTDTPFKSGVIETYNNYSANDEQTVLTKKFMTTAQLEYSGGELVYNMDWYFGPTDYEILDGYDRNLDEVVDLGWGIFGVINEWAIRPLFTLLSHPVKGAGIPYGIAIILLTVCVRLVLSPVLYKSYLTQAKMKILRPEINKIAEKYKDNAMKKQQETMKVQSEAGASPLSGCLPALLQMPVFFALFKFFPTAFELRQKSFLWADDLSSYDEIISLPFKIPFYGDHVSLFPILASISIFFYMQMTTGQNMQASQQPGMPNMKFIMYLSPLFMLVFFNNYASGLSLYYFISNLITIGIMLVIKHVIIDKDKVLAKIEKAKAKPKKKKGKFASKMAEIMEQAQAQQEEQKKKKK